Within Sander vitreus isolate 19-12246 chromosome 23, sanVit1, whole genome shotgun sequence, the genomic segment ctctctctctctctctcttttcttgccGTCATTTTAATCCTTCCTCCATGCTGAGAGGTTCAGTAGATAGacacagaggaaaagaaaaaggaaagacagaaagcaCCTCCTCCCTATTTATTTCTTGGTGCATGTCTTGTTCTTTACTGCTTCTTCCTCTCATTCATCTattctttccttcctcttcGTCTGTGCTTTTACAGACTCAGGTGAGAGATGGGATGTGGAAATTCCTCACAAGCCAccaccaacagcagcagcagcagcagcagcagcactggagGTGAGAAACACTGAGAAGATGTTTGTGTCTGAAATAGAAGAACATTTGGTTTATCTAGTAGAGATAATAAGAGATAATAAAATTGATTTaaagtctctttctcttttagttgtatttaagttattgtagaaaatgtttgtcatataatgCTGTTAAAAGCACTTTGTTTTGACCATACAAATTGCAGGTAAGCTGATGAGATGAACTCTGCACTCATACCAGTTTCATGTTGTATCTTAACAATCGCCACCTTTTAGGGGATGGTTTACCTAAATTAAAACAAGTTAAATCTGTATCTGAGCAGTGAGCTGTGACAGGGTCAGTTTATAATGTCAGCTCTGTAAACACCTGCAGGAATGTGGTTGGATGTTACTGTCCATGCAGCTGTGAAATGAGCCAATGATTAGAAACAGCTGAggcccatttatttatttttttattgcttcTTTTGTTTCATACTTCTTGTTGTTGCTGCAGGTTGCATTTCTGTTACGTTACTGTAGTCATAGGTGATAGCAAAGAAACGTgtgcaaatgtaaatgttacaGATTATTAATTTAACTGAGAAATTGTCAACTTATTCATCTATTCATTTATCTGTCTGTTTGTGACCTCAGGTCGTGTTGAGTCTTCATCAAAGGTGTAAGTTCATATAACAACTTTTACCTCTTTCatgaaaagacacacacacacacacacacacacacacacacaaacacacacacaaacacacattaaaagTTCTACgtaaacagaaaaacatcaaagaaaggtcaaacaacacagacatgttttaacatctgtgtgtgtgtgttgacagatCAGAAGAGTCTGTGCCAGGAGATGACAAATGGCAGTGAGTCATTCAATTCGAAAAATATGTAAtatctctatatctatatcAATTACTTATataaaatcattttacatttacacttacttactttacacatattgtttgtgttgttgtataAAGGAACTATGGAGGTGTGTACGTGGGTTTTCCTGCAGACCTGAGCAACATTCCTCAAGTACAGTTAGGATCACTcagaggtaacacacacacacacacacacacacacacacacacacacacacacacacacacacacacacacacacacacacacacacacacacacacacacacacacacacacacagatcgaAGAACATAAGAAAAccacaacaaaataagttaagCTAATTAAATGCAGTTTTACGTGAGCCGACCTCAATCTGACCCAACTACGAGGCGTGCGCTGCAGGTTTTAGCGGAGCTGCTCCCGTAGCCAGGTGCCAGGTGCCAGGTTTGCATACTGGGATGCAGATGAACGAAACGGCAAAATCAACAGTTGCTAGCATACTCAAAGTCTGACCTGAACTAGCAACAAAGTAAATAGATCCTTGATATTTAGGCACATAGGATCTTCTTCAGGACTTTCCTATCCTGTGTTTGCTTTTCTTGCTGGATCCCTTGAATGTTTTTCTGTATCACAAAAACCAAATCAAGTCTACCAACTTATCCCCCGATTTAGACCAGAGCAAACTAACTATAGGTTTGAAAACGCcccaaaaagacacacaaaaacaagaaactAGCATCGATGTTTTTATCTAAATGTGGGTCAGATGAAAAACAAGACTTTTTGTCAGATATTTTTTATAGTTAACAAATGCGTTTGTGTTTAGTTtctgacactgacacacacacacacacacacacacacacacacacacacacacacacacacacacacacacacaatttcctGTTGAGTCTCCAGGGCCATGAGAGCatgggagagagaaaacaatgaTGATCACTTCACAGTCTGCATGTCAATTGTTTTCTTGATCTTGACCCTTACATGTGCGTGTATATCTATACAATTAAGTGCTGTatatgtgttttatattttgttagTGCTAAACATgcatttcatttaatatttggtgtgtgtgttaattaattaaactgTCCTCCACAGAGCATGAGAGAGACTTGTTGTCCCTCAGGAGGCCGCTGTGGGGGGACGGACTCTGATTTTAATGAAGagcccaggtgtgtgtgtgtgtgtgtgtgtgtgtgtgtgtgtgtgtgtgtgtgtgtgtgtgtgtgtggacctcCTCCAGTTTTtcactgcctgagagcttcgaTGTCGTGTCAGTGGTTAAAGGACCATACCTGTGTTTTTGCTTATCTTTATTTCACCTGCTCTTTACTTCACTGCTTAAAAGCTTATTTACCAGTAGGTTTAATGTCAGCGTTGTGAATATCAACTTGCAGACACTAGAAACTTGCGTGTGTCATCATAATATATCTCCTCACAGGTAAaggaaaattatgtttttaatataaGTACCTAGTAAGCAGCTTTAATACTGAGTGGGTTATCCTGCTGAAATAAAGTAAACTGAATGAGTTTGTTTTCAGTAGTTGTGTCCATCATTCCAGAGACATAAGACTATTTATTTTTCACCTTTGTCACCTTTTCAAGCCTCTAAAAATCCTTCAAATGCAAGGCTCTTAAAAAGAGTTTATAAATCATTATCAATTTATAAATAGAGAAAAACTGACTCCAATCCATACAATTATGAGGAAATTACGTCTCAGCTCAATCCTCACCAGTTCAAAATGTGTGATTCAGTGATCTCTGCAAGTTGACTTTTATACAATACTGACAGTAGAAACtaggaaaaacacatttagagtAGCCGAGAGAGTCTCTTCAGAGAGTAAATACAAAGAAAAGCTGAGGCTCATGGGAATGTttgttttgcagatatttgtCTAAAAGTCAGGGGTTGACCAAAGTCAGTGGGTGTAATCTTCTGGAGAACATGACTATATGAAATTTCATGGCAATAGTTTCTGAGCTATtatagtctggaccaaagtggagGACTGAAGCAATAGACCTACATTGCCACAACTACTATCTTAAAAGGACCACACCtgtgtttttgcttgttttaggCTTTTAAGTTTTCTATTTCCCTAATAGCTTATAAGTAATTCCAGCacttattttgtatttgtatttaagcAGACTAACCCATGTTTATTTGTATGACCCTTACCGTTAGCGGTTTCCATTTCTGGCATTGTGTACATTTGGTTTGATTTTTGCACCTTAATtgttatagtttttattttcactatatatattttcactCTCTTACTTTGTACTGCAACAAGTTCTAGCTTATCTTAACGTATCTTATAAGAACAAAAGCTCATTGCAATTTAAAAGTAACATGAGATCATTACAGCAACTGTAATTAAACAGTATATTCAACATTGTTAACCCTCTTTGGGTTTTGTTCATTGTGTCTATAAAATCATGCAGTCATTAAAATACTTATGCACTGACACTGTGCTTTAATGTGCTtatgtttcagttgttttacCAGTTAAATAAATCCCTTGAAATTAATCATGTTTTTTA encodes:
- the LOC144512349 gene encoding overexpressed in colon carcinoma 1 protein-like, whose amino-acid sequence is MGCGNSSQATTNSSSSSSSSTGGRVESSSKVSEESVPGDDKWQNYGGVYVGFPADLSNIPQVQLGSLREHERDLLSLRRPLWGDGL